CCTTCCCGGGCCCGGCGGGTCAGCCGCGCCGCATGCGCGGGCCCGGACCGCCCCAGTTGCCGTGATGGCCGTGATGACCGTGGTGCATGAGCAGCAGCATGAACCCGAGGTAGAGGACGGCGAAGATCACGAACAACGCGCCGCCGATGCAGAGCGACAGGATGCCGAGATAGCGGGCGCGCTGCGAGGCGTGACGCGCGCCGTCGACGTCGCCCTCCGTCCACAGCGGAAACACGTTGAAGGCGTGGGTGAATGCGGAGAACGACAACGGCCAGAAGAAGAGCAGGGACGCCACGGCCCAGCCGATATTGTTGGCCGGCCGGATCGGTGCCGGTGGCTGTTCGGTTGCCGGTGCCGGTTCGGCCGGCGGGATCTCGGTGGTTCGCGGCTCGTCCGGGCCGACGCCGGGTGCGGGGGTCGTCATGGCGGAATCCTTTTCGAATTGCCTGGTCCGCGAGTTTTCGCGACCTGTATGGGGTCGATTACGCCTCCGCTTCCTGGTAATCGGCGGTGAACCGCCGGTGAGATTGCTGCGGAGAAACGAGGGCAAAAGTCCCGGTCGTCGCGAACGGCCGGAATCCTAGACTGGGTGCGTGGAAATCGCCGGTTACTGCACGCTCTGCAAGTCGCGGTGCGGCGCCGTCTACACCGTCGAGAACGGCCGCCTGACCGGAGCCCGGCCCGACGCCGACCACCCCACCGGCAAGGCCATGTGCCCCAAGGGCCGCGCCGCCCCCGAGATCGTGCACAGCACCCGCCGACTGACCACTCCGCTGCGCCGCACTCGCCCGAAGACCGACCCGGACCCCGGGTGGGAGCCGGTCTCCTGGGAGACGGCACTGACCGATATCGCCCGGCGGCTCACCGCCCTCGCCGGGGAATCCGGGCCGGAGTCGGTGGCCTTCGCGCTCGCGACGCCCTCGGGCACCTCGCTGTCGGACAGCACCGAATGGATCGAGCGTTTCGTCCACGGCTTCGGCAGCCCCAACACCGTGTACAGCACCGAGATCTGCAACTGGCACAAGGATGCCGCGCACGCCTTCACCTTCGGCGCCGGCCTGCCGGTTCCGGACTACGCGACCACCGATCTGGCGGTGCTGTGGGGTTTCAACCCGGCCAAGACGTGGCTGGCGCAGTCGGCGGACCTGGCCGAGGCGCGGGCGCGCGGGGCCCGGCTGGCGGTGATCGATCCGCGCGAGTCGACCTCGGCCTCGGGTGCGGAGCACTGGTTGCGGGTGCGCCCCGGCACGGATGCGGCACTGGCCCTCGGACTGGCCGGTCGACTGATCGAGACTCGCGGCTACGACGAGCGTTTCGTGCGTGCCTGGACCAACGCGCCGCTGCTGGTCCGTCCGGACACCGGGCGATTCCTGCGTGTCGCGGACCTTTGGCCGGGCGCCACCGGGTACGTCGCCTGGGACGCGGTGGCGGGCGAGCCCGTCCGCTACGACACCGAATTCGCCGCCCCCGCACCGGAACGATTCGCCCTCGACGGCACCCATCGGATCGTCACCCGTGATGGAATCCTGGATTGCGCAACGGCTTTCGATCATTACGTCCGCGCCTGCCGGGAGTGGCCGCTGGCTCGCGTGGCACGCGAAACCTGGATCGACGAGCACTGTATCGCCGCGCTCGCCGACGAGATCGCGCACGCGGAATCGGTGTCCTACTACGGGTGGACCGGAATCGGCCAGCATGCCAATGCGACCCAGACCGACCGGGCCATCGCCACCCTGTTCGCGCTCACCGGCTCGTTCGACGCGCCCGGCGGCAATGTGGTGTTGCCGAAACCGCCGGTCAACGTCGTCTCGGATCGGATCGGCCAGCTCTCGCCGCGACAGCGGGCCAAGACCCTGGGCCTCGCCGAACGTCCGCTGGGCCCGCCCGCGCAGGGCTGGGTCACGGCACGCGACCTGTGCCGAGCGGTCCTGGAGGGCGAACCGTACCGGGTACGCGCACTCGTCGGCTTCGGGGCCAATCTGCTGATGTCCCAACCTGATTCGACGCGCACTAGCCGCGCTCTCGAGGCACTGGACTTCCAGGTGCACCTGGACCTGTTCGAAAACCCCACCGCCCGCTACGCCGACTATCTGCTTCCGGTGAACAGCTCGTGGGAGCACGAGGCGCTGCGCGTCGGCTTCGAATCCAGCCACCGCGCACAGGAACACGTGCAACTGCGGTCCCGCATCGTGGATCCGATCGGCGAATCTCGTTCCGACATGGACGTGGTCTTCGACCTCGCGACCCGAATGGGCATGGGGGAGTTGTTCTTCGACGGCGATATCGAGGCGGCCTGGAATCATCAGCTCGCGCCGCTCGGCCGTACCGCCGCCGAACTGCGCGCCCAGACCGGCGGCGTCCGGATTCCGCTGCCGCGCGAATGCCGTAAATACGAGACCGCCGGATTCGCCACACCGACCCGCCGGGTGGATCTCTACAGCGAAAGGCTTGCCGCCCAAGGCTATTCACCCGTCCCCGAGTACACCGCGCCCGCCGCGCCGGATGCCGCCTTCCCGCTGGTCCTGACCTGCGCGAAGAACGGATACTTCTGCCACAGCCAGCACCGGCACCTCAACTCCCTGCGCCGCCGCTCACCCCACCCCCGCGTGGACCTGAACCCGGAAACCGCCGCCGCACGCGGCATCACGGACGGCCGGTGGGTGACCGTGTCGACCCGGCTCGGCAGCGTCCGGCTGCGGGCTCGCCTGGACGCCTCGTTGCACCCGGGCGTCGTAGTCGCCGAATACGGTTGGTGGCAATCGAATTCGGATCTCGGACTGCCCGGCGCGGACCCGGTGACGGCCGACGGCAGCAACTACAACCTGCTCGTCGACGACGAGCACACCGACCCGGTGTCGGGCTCGGTGCCCCTGCGGTCGTTCACCTGTGAGATCGCGCCCGTACCCGTGGAACCCGAATGGGAGGGCACCCGGACTTTCACGGTCGCGGCTGTCGACGCGGCCGGCCCGCAGGTGCGCGCGCTGCGACTGGTCCCCGAAGACGGTGCGCCGCTGCCGAATTACCGCCCGGGTCAGCATCTGACACTG
This sequence is a window from Nocardia yunnanensis. Protein-coding genes within it:
- a CDS encoding molybdopterin-dependent oxidoreductase, with the protein product MEIAGYCTLCKSRCGAVYTVENGRLTGARPDADHPTGKAMCPKGRAAPEIVHSTRRLTTPLRRTRPKTDPDPGWEPVSWETALTDIARRLTALAGESGPESVAFALATPSGTSLSDSTEWIERFVHGFGSPNTVYSTEICNWHKDAAHAFTFGAGLPVPDYATTDLAVLWGFNPAKTWLAQSADLAEARARGARLAVIDPRESTSASGAEHWLRVRPGTDAALALGLAGRLIETRGYDERFVRAWTNAPLLVRPDTGRFLRVADLWPGATGYVAWDAVAGEPVRYDTEFAAPAPERFALDGTHRIVTRDGILDCATAFDHYVRACREWPLARVARETWIDEHCIAALADEIAHAESVSYYGWTGIGQHANATQTDRAIATLFALTGSFDAPGGNVVLPKPPVNVVSDRIGQLSPRQRAKTLGLAERPLGPPAQGWVTARDLCRAVLEGEPYRVRALVGFGANLLMSQPDSTRTSRALEALDFQVHLDLFENPTARYADYLLPVNSSWEHEALRVGFESSHRAQEHVQLRSRIVDPIGESRSDMDVVFDLATRMGMGELFFDGDIEAAWNHQLAPLGRTAAELRAQTGGVRIPLPRECRKYETAGFATPTRRVDLYSERLAAQGYSPVPEYTAPAAPDAAFPLVLTCAKNGYFCHSQHRHLNSLRRRSPHPRVDLNPETAAARGITDGRWVTVSTRLGSVRLRARLDASLHPGVVVAEYGWWQSNSDLGLPGADPVTADGSNYNLLVDDEHTDPVSGSVPLRSFTCEIAPVPVEPEWEGTRTFTVAAVDAAGPQVRALRLVPEDGAPLPNYRPGQHLTLHASTPPGDGTALPITRSYSLTGPATAADRDGYGLAIRHVPGGAFSGYVHNDLRAGDRVEVGCPTGSFRIPTDCDHPVVMLASGIGLTPFLSYLETLAATGGTVPEIVLHYGVSNSAHHSFRDRLHELATALGPRLRIVTHYSRPLPEDRIGLDFDIAGRIRAADVYSGLLTRRARFYLCGPAAMLSTVTAQLRERGVPGWEIFSERFATPARTLAVPENARYSVRFTRSGRELTWTERDGTLLEFAEKSGLALRSGCRVGQCESCLCTVRSGSVGHFVDTAHLDDDACLPCQAVPASDLEIDA
- a CDS encoding CD225/dispanin family protein; its protein translation is MTTPAPGVGPDEPRTTEIPPAEPAPATEQPPAPIRPANNIGWAVASLLFFWPLSFSAFTHAFNVFPLWTEGDVDGARHASQRARYLGILSLCIGGALFVIFAVLYLGFMLLLMHHGHHGHHGNWGGPGPRMRRG